One part of the Leptolyngbya sp. FACHB-261 genome encodes these proteins:
- the ilvD gene encoding dihydroxy-acid dehydratase, giving the protein MPDNLKSQVVTQGVQRSPNRAMLRAVGFGDEDFTKPIIGLANAYSTITPCNMGINDLAVRAETAMKVAGAMPQMFGTITISDGISMGTEGMKYSLVSRDVIADSIETACMGQSMDGVLAIGGCDKNMPGAMIAMARMNIPAIFVYGGTIKPGHYNGRDLTVVSAFEAVGQYSAGKIGEDELLAVEHKACPGAGSCGGMFTANTMSSAFEAMGMSLIYSSTMAAEDEEKAQSAEQSAKVLVEAVRKQILPRQILTRQAFENGISVIMAVGGSTNAVLHLLAIAHTVGVPLTLDDFETIRGRVPVLCDLKPSGRYVATDLHQAGGIPQVMKMLLAHGLLHGDALTITGQTIAELLADIPEEPRADQDVIRPWSNPMYAQGHLAVLRGNLATEGAVAKITGVKNPKITGPARVFESEEACLEAILANKIQAGDVVVVRYEGPKGGPGMREMLSPTSALIGAGLGDSVGLITDGRFSGGTYGMVVGHVAPEAAVGGTIGLVQEGDSITIDAHARLLQLNVPEDELEQRRAKWQPPKPRYTAGVLAKYAKLVSSSSLGAVTDLGLG; this is encoded by the coding sequence ATGCCGGACAACCTCAAGAGTCAAGTCGTCACACAGGGCGTGCAGCGCTCTCCCAATCGAGCCATGCTGCGGGCGGTCGGGTTTGGAGATGAAGACTTCACCAAACCGATTATTGGCCTAGCCAACGCCTACAGCACGATCACGCCCTGCAACATGGGCATCAACGACTTGGCAGTGCGGGCAGAAACGGCAATGAAAGTCGCTGGAGCCATGCCCCAGATGTTCGGCACGATCACGATCAGTGACGGCATCTCGATGGGCACCGAGGGCATGAAGTACTCACTGGTATCCCGCGATGTGATCGCTGATTCGATTGAAACCGCCTGCATGGGTCAAAGCATGGATGGCGTACTAGCGATTGGCGGCTGCGACAAGAACATGCCCGGCGCCATGATCGCCATGGCCCGCATGAATATCCCCGCCATCTTTGTCTACGGCGGCACAATCAAACCCGGTCACTACAACGGGCGTGACCTGACCGTAGTGAGCGCTTTTGAAGCCGTAGGCCAATATAGCGCTGGCAAAATTGGCGAAGACGAGTTGCTGGCCGTTGAGCACAAAGCCTGCCCCGGTGCTGGTTCCTGTGGCGGCATGTTCACCGCTAACACCATGTCCTCGGCTTTCGAGGCGATGGGCATGAGCCTGATCTACTCGTCCACGATGGCCGCAGAAGACGAAGAAAAGGCTCAGAGTGCCGAGCAGTCTGCCAAGGTACTGGTCGAAGCCGTGCGCAAGCAAATCTTGCCTCGCCAGATCCTCACGCGCCAAGCCTTCGAGAACGGCATCTCCGTGATCATGGCCGTAGGTGGCTCAACCAACGCCGTGCTGCACCTGCTGGCCATTGCCCATACGGTGGGCGTGCCTCTGACCCTCGACGACTTTGAAACGATTCGCGGCCGGGTGCCGGTGCTCTGCGACCTCAAGCCCAGTGGCCGCTATGTAGCCACCGATCTGCACCAAGCGGGCGGGATTCCCCAGGTGATGAAAATGCTGCTGGCGCATGGCCTGCTGCATGGCGATGCCCTGACGATCACTGGGCAGACCATTGCCGAACTCCTGGCCGATATTCCTGAGGAGCCCCGCGCTGACCAGGATGTGATTCGGCCCTGGAGCAACCCGATGTATGCACAGGGACACCTGGCCGTTCTGCGTGGCAACCTGGCAACTGAGGGCGCCGTTGCCAAAATCACGGGTGTCAAAAACCCCAAGATCACCGGCCCAGCGCGTGTCTTCGAATCGGAAGAAGCCTGTTTGGAGGCCATCCTGGCTAACAAGATCCAGGCGGGTGATGTGGTCGTGGTTCGCTATGAAGGTCCCAAAGGTGGCCCAGGCATGCGCGAAATGCTCTCACCCACCTCAGCACTGATTGGGGCTGGCCTCGGTGATTCGGTGGGACTGATCACAGACGGGCGCTTCTCCGGCGGTACCTACGGCATGGTCGTCGGCCACGTCGCACCTGAAGCTGCGGTTGGCGGCACGATTGGCCTGGTCCAGGAGGGCGATTCGATCACCATCGATGCCCACGCTCGCCTCTTACAGCTCAACGTTCCCGAGGACGAACTAGAGCAGCGTCGTGCCAAATGGCAACCGCCCAAACCTCGCTACACAGCGGGTGTCCTGGCGAAGTATGCCAAGTTGGTGTCTTCCAGCAGCCTGGGCGCTGTGACCGATTTGGGCCTGGGCTAA
- a CDS encoding DUF3140 domain-containing protein, which produces MSSKHDDPQTVIQEFRDAVNMTPKELESWLKTDESKEVGQKLKEGAESIGHQSGESIVELLHKGKTDYNDDDLSQMKRVVSYVHRHMAQRPGGNIENSRWRHSLMNWGHDPLK; this is translated from the coding sequence ATGAGTAGCAAGCACGACGATCCTCAAACCGTGATTCAAGAGTTCCGCGACGCGGTGAACATGACGCCCAAGGAACTTGAATCCTGGCTCAAAACCGACGAGTCCAAGGAAGTCGGCCAGAAGCTTAAAGAAGGCGCAGAATCAATTGGTCATCAATCGGGCGAATCCATCGTTGAGTTATTGCACAAAGGCAAAACTGACTACAACGACGATGACCTATCCCAGATGAAACGAGTGGTTAGCTATGTGCATCGCCACATGGCCCAGCGCCCCGGCGGAAACATTGAAAACAGCCGCTGGCGTCACTCTCTGATGAACTGGGGCCACGACCCGCTGAAGTAG
- a CDS encoding DUF2945 domain-containing protein — protein MSEELKKGDHVEWKTSQGKTTGEVEKKLEEPIEIKGHHVAASPDNPEYLVKSDKTGKEAAHKPESLKKVKD, from the coding sequence ATGTCTGAAGAATTGAAAAAAGGCGACCACGTCGAGTGGAAAACTTCCCAAGGCAAGACCACAGGCGAAGTCGAAAAGAAACTAGAAGAGCCCATTGAAATCAAAGGGCATCATGTCGCCGCTTCCCCTGACAACCCGGAGTATCTAGTCAAGAGCGACAAGACTGGCAAAGAAGCGGCTCACAAGCCAGAGTCGCTCAAGAAGGTCAAGGATTGA
- a CDS encoding glutathione S-transferase family protein: protein MTRTLYYAQRSPYARKVRIVLAEKALACDLKETDIVNKPAELLNLSPIGRVPVLVDEDGTSLWDSTLIVEYLDETYPAPRFYPEESRLRLRCRQWEDLADTLGDTAVALWQQKRKGNAADPAEVAKSQAMLDRLLPALERQLNSAACLLGDAWTAADVAAVSALGYYSLRFGQDWQQRYPRVGQWYETLHQRESVRSTVPQA from the coding sequence GTGACTCGAACTCTGTACTACGCTCAGCGCTCTCCCTACGCCCGCAAGGTGCGCATCGTACTGGCAGAGAAGGCGTTGGCCTGTGACCTGAAGGAAACCGACATTGTCAATAAACCAGCGGAACTGCTTAACCTGTCTCCCATCGGCAGGGTTCCAGTTTTAGTTGATGAGGATGGCACCAGCCTCTGGGACTCAACCCTAATTGTGGAGTACCTGGACGAAACCTATCCAGCACCGCGCTTTTACCCAGAGGAGTCGCGTCTACGCTTGCGTTGTCGCCAGTGGGAAGACCTGGCTGATACTCTGGGCGATACTGCTGTGGCGCTCTGGCAGCAGAAGCGTAAGGGTAATGCTGCTGACCCTGCTGAGGTTGCTAAATCTCAAGCAATGCTTGACCGTTTGCTCCCGGCTCTAGAGCGCCAACTGAACTCAGCAGCCTGTCTCCTTGGGGACGCTTGGACAGCTGCCGATGTCGCGGCTGTCTCGGCCTTAGGCTACTACAGCTTGCGCTTTGGGCAAGACTGGCAGCAACGGTATCCCCGGGTGGGGCAATGGTATGAGACTTTGCACCAGCGCGAGTCAGTGCGCTCAACCGTTCCTCAAGCTTGA